GCAGTTCAAGTGAAAATGCATGATATGGGTTATTTTGGTCATACCCAATCATATCGCAAAAATAAGGAATAGATTGTAGATTAGCAAATAGATCTTCGCAATTTAAGTCGCTGTTCATAATGGATAAAAATTGTTCCTTGTTTATACTATATGGAACGGATTCATGTTTAAAATGAATTTCGTCCCAACCTTCTTTAGTTACTGGAAAATGAAGATTTTTTTGATATTTTTTTAAAACAGATTCGTCTATTTTTCTTTTTCTTCTTTCATTCCATTTTTTCGATACCGAAAAAGGTGTCGTAAAATAATAGCATTCTTTCTTAACGTCAGGAAAGCGTTCCAACGCTTTTTCTCTTTTTTCCCGATCAACATTTGTCGCATCGATAATAACCGATTGGCCTGATGCTAGCGCATCCTTTGCTCTTGCATACAATATGCCATATATAATCGTCGTGTTTTTTTGTTTTGTTGCATCACCAAAACGTTCTCTTCGTATTTCATCCGTAGACAATATTGTGGCTCGTTCTTTTTTTGATAATATTTTGGCAAATTCGCTTTTTCCCGATCCTGGAATTCCAATCAAATAAATCAACTTATTTTGTTTCAATGTTTTCACCACCATCTGTAACGCTCTTTTGGAAATCGCTTGTCAAAATTTCTTTTTTTCTTCCTATAGCTCATCCATATAAATTTATTTAATTCCTTAGTAATATAAGGTAATTACTTCGTCTATTCTTGAATAAATCACCGTATGGTGTTTAAATTCTCCATTATAACGTTTTTTTCGATGTTCTTACATTTTGGACACCTCTTTCATTATCAATTATTATCTCTTTAACAGCTATGGCTGTCCACTCCATTTATTTTCAACTCTTTAAATGATTTATCTCCTGTCTGAGATTTTCCACAATATGGCCCAAATCATAAAGAAGACGCATCTCTAATTAGAGAAATGCGCCATATAGTTGAATAACGTTATCATTTTTAACATCCTTAAAATTTCTTACTTGAAGAAGAGTTTATGATTTAATGTTTAATCAAATAACTCTAATGCTTCTTCTAAGTGATAATCATCTTCATTATTTTTTAAATGATCTGATATTATTTTCTTACATTCTTTCTTAATCTCTACTGGTAAATCCTTCGAAATTTTTTCTAACAACAGAAATGACTCATTACTTATCTCAATACTGTTGTTCAGAAGTAATTTGGTTATCTCTATAGCATGAGCAGAATAATCTAAGCTCCTTAATGCATAGAGAAGTGTACCACCACCCTCTTATTTCTTTTTCAACATTTGCGCCATATTGCTTAAAAGATAATCAGTGTTCATCAAGTGAAGGATTTACCATTTTTCAAGTTCCAGAAAAGTGTTCGATTACTGTAGAACACTGTTTTTCTTACTATACTGAGGCCCTATATCGAAATAAAGATGCTATTTGTCTCAGCCAAATATTTGAGCAGCAATACCGAATAATGTGTTATTACGAGGTGGCATATTTTCAGAGTGAAGAACCATTATGGGTGGCTCGCTAACTTTGTTAAACCCTCTTTGCTCTAGGAACAACATAAATTCCTCATTACCTGATGGCACATCAATTCGTAATTTCCCATGATGATTAAAAGCTAGCCTATCTAGTATTAAAGCAGCTGTTTCAGTATCTGGAGCTACTATAGGTCCTAGTATTAAATTAATTGGACCTCTTATAGATATTCCATAGCCAATAATATTTCCATTATAATCTTTAACTACTAAACATTGTTCGGATTGATTTATCCTATTAAGAAGAAAATTGCTTCTTTTATCTCCAAAGGAAGCTTTATCTAAATCTACAATTTTGTTAATGTCAATATTATTGAAATCTTCAATGGTTACACCGTCTTTAATTAATACCTTAGAACTTTTAGTATAGTTATCACAAAGATACTTATGAACACAATCTACAGTTCTAAAACCCATTTTTTCATATAAAGGTTTCCCTTCTTCTGTTGCAATTAACATAATTGATTTGTTAATTGCAGCAAAATCAATACATTTTTGAGTGGCTTCTTTTCCTAAACCTAATCCCCTAAATTCTTTGTTAACAATAACCATACCAATAGAAGCTAAATTAGTATCATAAGAGATAATAGCAGCACTAGAAACGACTTTTCCCTCAGCGTTTTTATGTCCAAATATTATACCAGATGACAAAACTGTTTCAATCTCATATTTATCATAATCCCAACCAACTGATATAGATAACTCAATTAAACTCTTGACATCATGTGTATTTAATTGAACTAATTCTAATTTTTTTTTATCGTATGTAGCCATAACAATCACCCATTGAATGTTTTTTTAATCTCCTTATAAAAATAATACAATATTTTTATGTTGTAATGTGTTAACTTTCCAGTTTGCCTCA
The Chengkuizengella sediminis DNA segment above includes these coding regions:
- a CDS encoding AAA family ATPase gives rise to the protein MKQNKLIYLIGIPGSGKSEFAKILSKKERATILSTDEIRRERFGDATKQKNTTIIYGILYARAKDALASGQSVIIDATNVDREKREKALERFPDVKKECYYFTTPFSVSKKWNERRKRKIDESVLKKYQKNLHFPVTKEGWDEIHFKHESVPYSINKEQFLSIMNSDLNCEDLFANLQSIPYFCDMIGYDQNNPYHAFSLELHTFEVLRFIRQNYIGVDKLDMEIAALFHDAGKPFCKVFKGGKGYSSYYGHEYVSTHMAVHFLTELGFEKPLILNVANIIQNHMKILHGKDVGAREIYHDHGGEFQTKMYIFKEADERAKGLK
- a CDS encoding GNAT family N-acetyltransferase, whose amino-acid sequence is MATYDKKKLELVQLNTHDVKSLIELSISVGWDYDKYEIETVLSSGIIFGHKNAEGKVVSSAAIISYDTNLASIGMVIVNKEFRGLGLGKEATQKCIDFAAINKSIMLIATEEGKPLYEKMGFRTVDCVHKYLCDNYTKSSKVLIKDGVTIEDFNNIDINKIVDLDKASFGDKRSNFLLNRINQSEQCLVVKDYNGNIIGYGISIRGPINLILGPIVAPDTETAALILDRLAFNHHGKLRIDVPSGNEEFMLFLEQRGFNKVSEPPIMVLHSENMPPRNNTLFGIAAQIFG